The following are encoded together in the Drosophila biarmipes strain raj3 chromosome 3L, RU_DBia_V1.1, whole genome shotgun sequence genome:
- the LOC108027978 gene encoding translation initiation factor IF-2, translated as MCSKLTLLLGLVALIAAAFAADDPTSPPSPTPPTSPTSPTPSTPPTSPDSPTSPTSPTSPTSPTPPTSPTSPTSPTPSTSPTSPESPDAVAPSSDTASTTKPRRRRRWRRRFRVRRRRWGNRGGRRFGGRRFREGNFGGGRFREGNFGGGRFREGNFGGRRIRLGGFGENGFREGGFRVRRIERIII; from the coding sequence ATGTGTTCCAAACTCACCCTGCTGCTGGGATTAGTGGCTCTGATTGCGGCTGCCTTTGCCGCCGATGATCCAACATCTCCACCTTCGCCGACGCCTCCCACATCTCCAACCTCACCCACTCCTTCAACTCCCCCAACATCTCCTGATTCACCAACTTCTCCAACCTCTCCAACATCACCAACTTCTCCCACGCCTCCAACTTCACCGACTTCTCCAACTTCCCCGACTCCTTCGACTTCCCCGACTTCTCCAGAATCCCCAGATGCCGTAGCCCCCTCTTCAGATACCGCTTCCACGACAAAACCCCGCAGAAGGCGTCGCTGGCGCCGAAGGTTCCGTGTCCGAAGGCGCAGGTGGGGCAACCGAGGCGGCCGCAGATTTGGAGGACGTAGGTTCCGCGAAGGAAACTTCGGAGGTGGCCGGTTCCGCGAAGGAAACTTCGGAGGTGGCCGGTTCCGAGAAGGAAATTTCGGAGGACGCAGAATTCGGCTCGGTGGTTTCGGTGAAAATGGCTTCCGCGAAGGCGGATTCCGTGTGCGCAGAATCGAACGCATCATCATCTAA